The Ananas comosus cultivar F153 linkage group 6, ASM154086v1, whole genome shotgun sequence genome segment cttttattatttatttttaagttaggggaccaaaaatatattttgactttttatcATTTCAAACATATATACTCTTTTACTATTACCAACTAGGcaaattcttttattaatttatccTTAAGATAGGAACGAAGTGggtatttttactattttttaactatggtgagaatttaattcagatttaatCCGAAATGACTTAACGGCCACTAATAGTAATGATATTTTTGAATAGCCGAGAAATATACGGGAGATATATTTGGAATAACAAaacatatttcaaaaattttgaaaagtacaTAGGcaattatctttaaaaaaaaaaacttataagttATAACCGGGTGGAGGAAATAATTAATTTCCCCCTTAAACTAGATAGATACAATACCAACTAGCTAGCTAGtgcccaatatatatatacctattgGCACCAATCaacacaaaaataaagaaaaacaaagggGGCCGGGGAAGTAGCTACTCCATGGCTTCTTCCACCGCCCGTCTCTTCCTCCTCGCACTCGCCGTACTCGTCTCCTCCGACGCTGCGCGTTCGTCTCCGAACGGCAGCGGCGGTCGAGGACAAGTACGAGGCCTGGCGAGGCAGTTCCTGCAGCTGCACAACGCGGCGCGGCTTGCGGTGGGCGTGCCGCCGGTGTCGTGGGACAGACGGCTGGCCGGGTACGCGCGGTGGTACGCGAACCAGCGGCGCGGGGACTGCCTGCTGGTGCACTCCAAGGGGCCCTACGGCGAGAACCTCTTCTGGGGGAGCGGCGTCGGCTGGAGCCCCGCGCAGATCGTCGGCGCCTGGACCGCCGAGCGCAGCTCCTACGACTACTCCTCCAACTCCTGCCGCGGCGTCTGCGGCCACTGGACGCAGATCGTCTGGAAGGACACCGCGCGCGTCGGCTGCGCCGTCGTCGTCTGCtccggcggccgcggcggcacCTTCGCCATCTGCAGCTACGACCCCCCCGGAAACTACGTCGGCATGCGCCCGTACTAGCCATGATCCAAATTTTGTTACACACATAAATTTACTACGTACGTACACTTCTtcaaataaactaattaattactacTCTACTACGTACTACGTACTACGTACGTACTGTTCTATATatgtgcatgcatatatatatatgcaccataaatattttgtttgttaataAATTACGCATTCTTTTTTTGTGtaatattctttaatttaagatgGTTCTATTGGCAGCTAATAAATAGCTGTGTTTTTGTCCTTTGGTTTTATTACGATGGATTTTTcatgattatatatatgcagTGATTGGGTGAATGAGCTATAGCTGAGAATTTGATTGGTTGTGTCATGTGTCATGTGCATGTGCTTAGAAAGGTACGGGAATGTGTGACCACATGACTAGATGCTATATTATTTCTTTCATTAAAGGCTTTTCACatgtattatataaattaatacattGGAATAaggctcaaaaaaaaaaaagagaaaggaaattaTAAACTTATTAATTAGGATGAGATCATCTTATTCTGGTGGGATATTAATTAGTTACAAATGATTGGTACCTTGTGGCACATGTGAATTATATAGCAAAATGTTATTCTTTTTAGTGAACATGTAGTATATATGATGGAATTATTTGATCTACTAATTAATCGAGCACTTTAATTGATGATTCTttaattgttttttcttttttttggggggggcggggggaggAGTACACAAAGAATAAGtttcaatattatatataagcgATAACTaagtttaatttgttgtttgttttctcCCTATATATATTTAGCAAAGTATAAAGCTATCGCTTATTTAGAGTcatcatataattaattaaattcacGTCTACCCtaaaaatatacttttaaatataattaaattgattattctcctttattctattattttcaTATCACACTTACGTACGGAGAACCTGATACTATACCACTAGGCTAGGTATTAAGCATGTTGTACGTATACCATGCACGTCGTAAAATCAAAGCTTCGAATTACCGTTGGATATTTCAAATAGCAACTTCACTTTTCATGTTCATTTGAGGATAACTACTTATTGATCGAACGTACGTTTGGTATTTATTATCTACATGATTTTGATATTGTACACCGATACATCTCCAACTGTATACATCAAAATTGCACACCTCTAGTAGGTTACAGAAATACAAAAAagagccctctcatggtggaattAAGCATTCATTAAAGCAGAAATTAGGATTGATTAGACCTTTCTTTTCATAAAGAGACTTCTATTATTCTGTATATTTTGTTCATATCGGGCTGACACACtgagcaaaataaaaatttgatggaaaTAATTTTAACACGAGATTGttatgaactatatatatatatatatatatatataattgagctcctatgcttttaaaagtacaaagttattagtgcttgtaagttttcggcccttggattaaaggatgtacggttaggatgatgtgggttccctagggttgaatgggtggttggttgaatagtataatctaacgaataaaaatgatcaaaggcagagatttaacggtaaaaaatttacaagcaccaagtgtttggtgcttttacaagcactatagccggactatatatatatatatatatatatatatatataNctatatatatatatatatatatatatatatatatatatatatatatatatatatatatatatgttatttttattaataaggCTTTTCCCCAACATAATTTCCGGGGGGATAATAGTTACAGACCATAAACACGCCCCCCTCGTCGCACACCGCACGTGCGCACCCGACCCGCCACGTGCTCCGCCACACGATCTGGGTGTAGTGGCCACACACCCGGCCGGCGGCGCACGTGTTGGACTCGTACGTATAGTCTCTCTCCTCCGCGGCCCAGGCCCACACCGCATCCGTGGGCCCCCACTCGGGGCCCGAGCCGACGAACACGTTCTCGCCGAGCACGAACTGGCCCTCGGGGAACGAGTGCATGGGCCCACAATCCCCCTTCCTCTCCCCGGCCCACCACCGGGCACGGGCCTCCAGCTGTGGGTCCCACAATAAAGGAAGCTCCCAATGGGCCGCGCGGACTAGGTTGTGGGCGTAGAGGAATTTGATGGGCTCGGCCCAACAGCCCATGCAGAGGGACCTCGAAATGTTGTAGATGGTACTGTTTTCGATGTAAGGCTTGTGCAAGAGGAGTGGATTTGGAGAGGAGTAGTGGGGTGTTAGTAAgga includes the following:
- the LOC109711946 gene encoding pathogenesis-related protein PRB1-3-like — encoded protein: MITTLLFLLSLLTPHYSSPNPLLLHKPYIENSTIYNISRSLCMGCWAEPIKFLYAHNLVRAAHWELPLLWDPQLEARARWWAGERKGDCGPMHSFPEGQFVLGENVFVGSGPEWGPTDAVWAWAAEERDYTYESNTCAAGRVCGHYTQIVWRSTWRVGCARAVCDEGGVFMVCNYYPPGNYVGEKPY
- the LOC109711379 gene encoding pathogenesis-related protein PR-1-like — translated: MASSTARLFLLALAVLVSSDAARSSPNGSGGRGQVRGLARQFLQLHNAARLAVGVPPVSWDRRLAGYARWYANQRRGDCLLVHSKGPYGENLFWGSGVGWSPAQIVGAWTAERSSYDYSSNSCRGVCGHWTQIVWKDTARVGCAVVVCSGGRGGTFAICSYDPPGNYVGMRPY